A stretch of the Kroppenstedtia eburnea genome encodes the following:
- a CDS encoding phage tail protein: protein MICIFDKDENLRSTLLQEEGFLHWAEAKIEEELNGQTSMDLSVPYFVNSPDHPGSGERNHPDVHWIEVENTLVVKMTDYNRDEEYFREFVIKETELDTEADLKIAYCHDSAIAELNDEKVEEKRPGYGSDSGTTARIALQDALEGSRWVPGIVEDLGLSRAHFFHESRLACVHKILEAWGAEVRFRVEVSGSGIVGRYVDLFAERGADRGKRIELGKDLMALNLNISSENLKTAIWPRGKGLKSDGEEDLDPAAGRRVSIAEVEWSQALGDPVEKPKGQEWIGLPEELEAWGRGKPGQKRHKMVDVVFEEIEDPETLAQEAFKLLQELAKPEVSADIRMMDLEHQTSHEAVRLGDTVRLVISSVDPAIRLRARVVKRVQYLGEMERTEVTIGSQVETTLELSREIRREVEKEFGKVAPITWKDSMIDLLNNEIVSSNAYLYMNTSDGMILFNRPRDQHPDEAMQMVAAGLRISATKDPEGEFIWTTAITAKGIHADAITTGQMKADRIGAGILSLGGKDFGAAQLFLRDREDNIIAHFDGEARSWNELRAGAMYAPNVPRRTTLEDELSTTSLYVHPVAGDDVEGDGTSSHPFRTLQRAVDFIPEVNDATWDIRVIEPTKYPISEHLEIRGFRGDGIVRFRMDGVRFNGWVRLSSNLHRFAFYGGHYYHNGQGHPRTPEGPIATFHVIRTNILYMENCCVSAEQKAEHAMSATYGSFVEAHDCYFDRGLRNGAQAIRGSKMYINNCGGRENGEFGAYASINSEIAISGDVVDQKIYCPAGKGGGTGEDHFFWYSTWTSEVRVPSTYAGRKRSGLRVAIPENKILTAYPTEVASWRGQGGDTDDGRGWHVGRLLQGAGFYPHLLAEGEDGYGGNHAGFVWFGNINFKTRLAGRTIKDVRVQLRRAPRFTPDTPKEVQCWLHNYVRQDEAEDWEPSRVLMESHKVGSYSWNDERRFTLPRSAGERLAKGEAIGLAFFHEDWTQGLEIVPRSVVLEVVYE, encoded by the coding sequence ATGATTTGTATCTTTGACAAGGACGAAAACCTCCGCTCCACCCTGTTGCAGGAAGAAGGGTTTCTCCATTGGGCCGAGGCCAAAATTGAGGAGGAATTGAACGGGCAGACCAGCATGGATCTGTCCGTTCCCTATTTTGTCAACAGTCCGGACCACCCGGGGTCAGGGGAGCGGAATCATCCGGATGTCCACTGGATCGAGGTGGAAAACACCCTGGTTGTGAAGATGACGGACTACAACCGGGATGAAGAATACTTCCGGGAGTTTGTCATCAAAGAGACAGAGCTGGATACAGAGGCCGATCTGAAAATCGCCTACTGTCATGATTCTGCCATCGCCGAGCTCAACGACGAAAAGGTTGAGGAGAAACGGCCGGGATATGGATCCGACAGCGGGACGACGGCACGGATCGCCCTTCAGGACGCCTTGGAGGGTTCCCGGTGGGTGCCGGGGATCGTGGAGGATCTCGGTTTGTCACGGGCTCACTTCTTCCATGAATCCCGTCTCGCCTGCGTTCACAAGATTTTGGAGGCGTGGGGGGCGGAAGTCCGCTTCCGGGTGGAAGTTTCGGGAAGCGGAATTGTGGGCCGGTATGTGGATCTCTTCGCCGAGCGGGGAGCGGATCGGGGAAAACGGATTGAGTTGGGGAAAGATCTGATGGCCCTCAATCTGAATATCTCCAGTGAGAACCTGAAAACGGCCATCTGGCCCCGGGGAAAAGGGCTGAAGTCGGATGGGGAGGAAGACCTCGACCCGGCGGCAGGTCGAAGGGTCAGCATCGCCGAAGTGGAGTGGAGCCAGGCCTTGGGCGATCCGGTGGAGAAGCCGAAGGGGCAGGAATGGATCGGTCTGCCTGAAGAGTTGGAGGCTTGGGGACGTGGGAAGCCCGGGCAGAAACGGCACAAGATGGTGGATGTGGTGTTTGAGGAGATAGAGGATCCGGAAACGCTGGCCCAGGAGGCCTTTAAACTCCTCCAGGAGTTGGCCAAGCCGGAGGTTTCCGCCGACATCCGGATGATGGACCTGGAGCATCAAACCAGTCACGAAGCGGTCCGGTTGGGTGACACCGTCCGGCTGGTGATCTCCTCAGTGGATCCGGCCATCCGGTTGCGGGCACGGGTGGTGAAGCGGGTCCAATACCTGGGGGAGATGGAGCGGACGGAGGTTACCATCGGGAGTCAAGTGGAGACGACTTTGGAACTATCCCGGGAGATCCGGCGGGAGGTGGAGAAGGAGTTTGGCAAGGTGGCTCCAATCACCTGGAAAGACTCCATGATTGACTTGTTGAACAATGAAATTGTCTCCTCCAATGCCTATCTCTATATGAACACCAGCGATGGCATGATCCTGTTCAATCGCCCCCGGGACCAACATCCCGACGAGGCCATGCAGATGGTGGCGGCGGGGCTCCGGATCTCTGCCACCAAGGATCCGGAGGGGGAGTTCATATGGACCACGGCAATCACTGCCAAGGGAATCCACGCCGATGCGATCACCACCGGGCAGATGAAGGCGGATCGGATCGGCGCCGGCATTCTCAGCCTCGGTGGGAAAGATTTCGGTGCCGCTCAATTGTTCCTCCGGGACAGAGAAGACAATATTATTGCCCACTTCGACGGAGAGGCCCGCAGCTGGAATGAATTGCGGGCGGGAGCGATGTATGCTCCCAATGTGCCCCGGCGGACGACGTTGGAGGATGAACTCTCCACCACCAGCCTTTATGTTCACCCGGTGGCGGGGGATGATGTGGAAGGGGACGGAACCTCCTCCCATCCCTTTCGCACTCTGCAACGGGCGGTCGATTTCATCCCGGAGGTGAATGATGCCACTTGGGATATCCGGGTGATCGAGCCGACGAAATATCCTATCTCGGAGCATCTGGAGATCCGGGGATTCCGGGGGGATGGAATCGTCCGGTTTCGGATGGACGGTGTTCGGTTCAACGGGTGGGTTCGGCTCTCATCCAATCTGCACCGGTTTGCATTTTACGGGGGCCACTACTATCACAATGGACAGGGTCATCCCCGGACTCCGGAAGGACCGATCGCCACCTTTCATGTGATCAGGACCAACATTCTGTACATGGAGAATTGCTGCGTTTCGGCAGAACAGAAGGCGGAGCATGCCATGTCCGCCACCTATGGCTCCTTTGTGGAAGCCCACGACTGCTATTTTGATCGCGGGCTTCGCAACGGCGCTCAGGCGATCCGGGGTTCCAAGATGTACATCAACAACTGCGGCGGGCGGGAGAATGGCGAATTTGGCGCTTATGCCTCCATCAACAGTGAAATCGCCATCTCCGGAGATGTAGTGGATCAAAAGATTTACTGTCCTGCCGGGAAAGGAGGCGGGACAGGGGAGGATCACTTTTTCTGGTACTCCACTTGGACCTCCGAGGTGAGGGTTCCGTCCACCTATGCCGGGAGGAAAAGATCGGGATTGAGGGTGGCGATTCCCGAAAACAAGATCTTGACCGCCTATCCCACAGAGGTTGCCAGTTGGCGGGGTCAGGGGGGCGACACAGACGATGGCCGGGGTTGGCATGTCGGCAGGCTGCTCCAAGGTGCGGGCTTCTATCCCCATCTGTTGGCAGAGGGAGAAGACGGATATGGAGGGAACCATGCCGGATTCGTCTGGTTTGGCAATATCAACTTCAAAACCCGGCTGGCAGGCCGGACCATCAAAGATGTCCGGGTCCAACTCCGACGGGCACCCCGATTCACCCCGGATACCCCGAAGGAAGTCCAATGTTGGTTGCACAACTATGTCCGCCAAGATGAGGCGGAGGATTGGGAGCCAAGCAGGGTCCTGATGGAGAGTCACAAGGTGGGATCCTACTCCTGGAATGATGAAAGGAGATTCACACTCCCCCGATCCGCCGGAGAGCGATTGGCGAAGGGAGAGGCGATCGGATTGGCCTTTTTCCATGAAGACTGGACCCAGGGATTGGAGATCGTGCCCCGATCGGTGGTGTTGGAGGTGGTGTACGAGTGA
- a CDS encoding phage holin family protein — protein MEKAIKWILGLGGASASFLWGGWSSLLGVLLFLVILDYLSGMIAAAMEGKLNSGVGMIGITKKILTFALVAVAHLVDGTLGENHLFRDAAIFFYLANEMLSILENAGRIGVPIPPGFHQAIELLKGKEEEK, from the coding sequence ATGGAAAAAGCGATTAAATGGATCCTTGGTCTGGGCGGCGCCTCCGCCTCTTTTTTATGGGGAGGGTGGTCGTCATTGCTGGGGGTGTTGTTGTTTTTAGTGATCTTGGACTACCTGTCCGGAATGATTGCGGCCGCAATGGAGGGCAAGTTGAACAGCGGTGTGGGCATGATCGGGATCACCAAAAAGATTTTAACCTTTGCCCTGGTGGCGGTGGCACATTTGGTGGATGGGACATTGGGTGAAAACCATCTGTTCCGGGATGCGGCGATCTTCTTCTATCTGGCCAATGAAATGCTGTCCATCTTGGAAAATGCAGGGCGGATCGGGGTGCCGATCCCGCCCGGGTTTCACCAGGCGATTGAACTGTTGAAAGGGAAAGAGGAGGAGAAATGA
- a CDS encoding N-acetylmuramoyl-L-alanine amidase has translation MAKKIFIDPGHGGKDPGATGNGLKEKDLTLAIARECRRVLQQEYTGHSIRMSREKDQTVSLRQRTEEANRWGAHFFLSIHINAGGGTGFESYRYVKQGSAMTMAVQKEVHAVVLARSGWKDRRKKWANFHVLRESKMPAVLTENGFIDTGADAAKLKDPAFVKKLGRAHAEGLAKALGLKKKPSSAPPVSAPKRDQLIRVRVNGKQAGAFAQPENAVDLVEKVAKPGAVIDVNMV, from the coding sequence GTGGCCAAGAAAATCTTTATCGACCCCGGACACGGGGGCAAGGATCCGGGAGCGACGGGAAACGGGCTGAAGGAAAAGGATCTGACCTTGGCCATCGCCCGGGAGTGTCGTCGGGTTCTGCAACAGGAGTATACCGGTCACAGTATCCGGATGAGCCGGGAGAAGGATCAGACGGTTTCCTTGCGGCAACGTACAGAGGAAGCCAACCGATGGGGAGCCCATTTTTTTCTGTCGATCCACATTAACGCCGGGGGCGGAACCGGATTTGAATCCTATCGGTATGTAAAACAGGGATCGGCGATGACGATGGCGGTGCAGAAGGAGGTTCATGCTGTGGTTTTGGCCCGATCGGGATGGAAGGACCGGCGGAAAAAGTGGGCCAACTTTCATGTGTTGCGCGAATCCAAGATGCCCGCCGTCTTGACGGAAAACGGGTTTATCGACACCGGGGCCGACGCTGCGAAGCTGAAGGACCCGGCATTTGTGAAGAAACTGGGGCGGGCCCATGCGGAAGGATTGGCCAAAGCACTGGGGTTGAAGAAGAAGCCCTCCTCAGCTCCACCTGTGTCTGCACCGAAGCGGGATCAACTGATCCGGGTGAGGGTGAACGGGAAACAGGCAGGGGCTTTTGCACAGCCTGAAAATGCCGTGGATCTGGTGGAAAAGGTAGCTAAACCGGGAGCGGTGATTGATGTGAATATGGTTTAG
- a CDS encoding PAS domain-containing sensor histidine kinase, with translation MPIAFHLDLHPDQLASWVKNCTQAVVTVDDQGVVKTVSPQFLKLLQCPLDQVVEQPLDRYLHLPPEEMERLRHPDAHGGLRWVQGELLPFGSSPKTVTLQRISGKSSDGWLHLLLIYSRDQGAHHLQRHAEQIVNSLPQGIVLLDSTLRVTEINPAACRMFGVNKDDLCGQEMKRLFLRLEGGEGVDELEDRIRRREPFRDIPASWILEGVPQVVTVDYEIAAESGGESFLTINDITRNHLLDLKVRQTDRLAMIGQMAAGTAHEIRNPLTSIRGFLQVIRHTLDERGDLKGQGYAEIMLREIDRINHLLGEFLLMGKPRNVKKRRVELDHSLRELLPIIENEAILHNIEVRYLPGLKDFPPVWADPELLKQVVLNLCKNGIEAMGEGGLLQLRLSGDEERLILEVEDHGPGIPDSEINLIFDPFYTTKENGTGLGLAVSKQIIEDIGGEIQVSSGEAGSIFSVILPCVRD, from the coding sequence GTGCCCATCGCGTTTCATCTGGATTTACATCCCGATCAACTGGCATCCTGGGTGAAAAACTGTACCCAGGCCGTGGTGACGGTGGATGACCAAGGGGTGGTCAAAACGGTGAGCCCGCAGTTTCTGAAACTGCTTCAATGCCCTTTGGATCAAGTGGTGGAGCAACCCTTGGATCGTTACCTCCACCTTCCCCCGGAGGAGATGGAGCGTCTCCGACATCCGGATGCCCACGGTGGCCTCCGGTGGGTACAGGGAGAGCTGCTTCCCTTTGGATCCTCCCCCAAGACGGTGACCCTGCAGCGGATTTCCGGAAAAAGCTCTGATGGGTGGCTCCATCTCCTTTTGATATATTCCCGAGATCAAGGTGCTCACCATCTGCAACGACATGCGGAGCAGATTGTGAACAGCTTGCCCCAGGGCATTGTTCTGTTGGATTCCACATTGCGGGTGACGGAAATCAATCCCGCCGCGTGCCGGATGTTTGGTGTGAACAAGGATGACCTGTGTGGGCAGGAGATGAAGCGATTGTTTTTGCGCCTCGAGGGAGGGGAGGGGGTCGATGAACTGGAGGACAGGATCCGCCGCAGAGAACCCTTCCGGGATATTCCGGCCTCCTGGATTCTGGAGGGCGTCCCCCAAGTGGTTACGGTCGATTACGAAATCGCGGCTGAGTCCGGAGGAGAAAGCTTCCTCACCATTAACGATATCACCCGGAATCATCTGTTGGACTTGAAGGTCCGGCAGACGGACCGCTTGGCGATGATCGGTCAGATGGCAGCCGGGACTGCCCATGAAATTCGGAATCCACTGACTTCGATCCGGGGGTTCTTGCAGGTGATCCGTCATACTCTCGACGAGAGGGGAGACTTAAAAGGCCAAGGCTACGCAGAGATTATGCTCCGGGAGATTGATCGGATCAATCATCTGCTTGGCGAGTTTCTGTTGATGGGTAAACCACGGAACGTAAAAAAGCGCCGGGTGGAGTTGGACCACTCCCTGCGGGAATTACTTCCGATCATTGAAAATGAAGCGATCCTCCATAACATCGAAGTTCGTTATTTGCCCGGACTGAAAGACTTTCCGCCGGTGTGGGCCGATCCGGAATTATTGAAGCAAGTGGTTTTGAATTTATGCAAAAACGGAATCGAAGCGATGGGGGAAGGAGGACTTCTGCAACTGCGCCTGAGCGGGGATGAGGAGCGCTTGATTCTGGAAGTGGAAGATCATGGTCCGGGAATTCCGGATTCGGAAATCAACCTGATATTTGACCCCTTCTATACAACCAAGGAGAACGGAACCGGCCTCGGATTGGCGGTAAGCAAGCAGATCATTGAGGATATCGGGGGGGAAATTCAGGTCTCCTCCGGTGAAGCGGGGAGCATTTTCAGCGTGATTCTCCCTTGTGTCCGGGACTGA
- the dnaX gene encoding DNA polymerase III subunit gamma/tau, which translates to MSYRALYRVWRPQKFEDLIGQEHVTTTLKNALAEGHFSHAYLFSGPRGTGKTSAAKIMAKAVNCLQGPAPEPCNECDACRKITDGSLMDVVEIDAASNRGVDEIRDLRDKVKYAPSEVRCKVYIVDEVHMLTAEAFNALLKTLEEPPGHAIFILATTEPHKLPSTIISRCQRFSFRRHTLGNTLGHLRKICDSQGIQAEDSALAVIAQAADGGMRDALSLLDQVLAFSDDRVDEAAVLSVTGSVSRATLGDLMEACLGRDAGTALEKVEELLADGLEPERLIHDLVQLSRDLLLLAAAPELKEVQERLAGEERWNRLIKRESIDGLEGVLETLIQTQQQMKWAPHPRVLLEMALVRICHHSGPPSPQERGDADLIAGLQEQLKQLKQKVEELSGLAASPPVAEPAPPPSVRREPAAGGGERTGRKNLGPARLAPLLKEASTEALQKLQRAWPEVLARVKERKITVHAWLIDGEPVAATEDTLLMAFKNNIHRETTEKDSNKKLIEQVMKEVLGSTIRLMTVMREDWEKERSAAGVPSVTGRESGEKEVPPQEGSESDDPVERAVEMFGKDMVEITD; encoded by the coding sequence GTGTCGTATCGGGCACTGTACCGCGTTTGGCGTCCGCAAAAGTTTGAAGACCTGATCGGACAGGAACATGTAACCACCACCTTGAAAAATGCCCTGGCCGAGGGCCATTTTTCCCATGCCTATCTTTTCAGCGGTCCCCGGGGAACGGGGAAGACCAGTGCCGCCAAGATTATGGCGAAAGCGGTGAACTGTCTGCAGGGACCGGCACCGGAACCTTGCAACGAATGCGATGCCTGCCGCAAGATCACGGATGGATCACTGATGGACGTGGTGGAAATCGATGCCGCTTCCAACCGGGGCGTGGACGAGATCCGGGACCTTCGGGACAAGGTGAAATATGCTCCCTCGGAAGTGCGCTGTAAGGTCTATATCGTGGACGAAGTTCATATGTTGACCGCGGAAGCTTTCAATGCCCTTCTGAAAACTTTGGAGGAGCCTCCCGGACATGCGATCTTCATCCTGGCGACCACAGAACCGCACAAATTGCCATCCACCATCATCTCCCGCTGCCAAAGGTTTTCCTTTCGTCGCCATACCTTGGGGAATACGCTGGGACATCTGCGGAAAATCTGTGATTCCCAAGGGATTCAGGCGGAGGATTCCGCTTTGGCGGTGATTGCCCAGGCGGCGGACGGAGGGATGCGGGATGCCCTCAGCCTGTTGGACCAGGTCCTCGCTTTTTCCGATGACCGTGTGGATGAGGCTGCCGTTCTGTCTGTGACGGGATCTGTTTCCCGCGCCACCCTGGGAGACCTGATGGAGGCCTGTCTCGGTCGGGATGCAGGCACGGCCCTGGAGAAGGTGGAGGAGTTATTGGCGGACGGACTGGAGCCGGAAAGGTTGATCCATGACTTGGTGCAGTTGTCCCGTGACCTTCTGTTGCTGGCCGCCGCTCCGGAATTAAAGGAAGTGCAAGAACGGCTGGCCGGGGAAGAGCGATGGAACCGGCTGATAAAAAGAGAATCGATCGATGGTTTGGAAGGGGTGCTGGAGACCCTGATCCAGACCCAGCAACAGATGAAATGGGCCCCCCATCCCCGGGTGCTTCTGGAAATGGCCTTGGTTCGGATCTGCCACCACTCCGGACCCCCTTCACCCCAAGAGCGCGGAGATGCGGATTTGATCGCCGGCCTGCAGGAACAGTTAAAACAGCTGAAACAAAAGGTGGAGGAATTGAGCGGCCTTGCCGCTTCCCCGCCTGTTGCCGAGCCGGCCCCGCCTCCCTCTGTGCGGCGGGAACCGGCAGCGGGAGGAGGAGAGAGGACGGGTCGAAAAAATTTGGGCCCGGCCCGGTTGGCCCCCCTGTTAAAAGAGGCTTCCACTGAGGCTTTGCAAAAACTGCAACGGGCATGGCCGGAAGTGCTGGCCCGGGTCAAGGAGCGGAAAATCACGGTCCATGCCTGGTTGATCGACGGGGAGCCGGTTGCGGCCACGGAGGACACTCTCCTGATGGCCTTCAAGAACAACATTCACCGGGAGACCACGGAGAAGGATTCCAATAAAAAGCTGATTGAGCAAGTGATGAAAGAAGTACTCGGCTCCACGATCCGTCTGATGACCGTGATGCGGGAGGATTGGGAAAAGGAGCGTTCGGCTGCGGGGGTCCCCTCCGTCACCGGGAGGGAATCAGGGGAAAAGGAAGTTCCCCCCCAAGAGGGATCCGAGTCCGATGACCCCGTGGAAAGGGCTGTGGAGATGTTTGGCAAAGATATGGTTGAAATCACGGATTGA
- a CDS encoding YbaB/EbfC family nucleoid-associated protein: MKNMNQMMKQMKKMQAQMAKAQEELADKEVEGTAGGGVVKVVMNGHKQVLSVEIDPEAVDPEDVEMLQDMVTAAFNEAMKNVDDLVSKDLGKLTGGLNIPGLF, translated from the coding sequence ATGAAAAACATGAACCAAATGATGAAGCAGATGAAAAAGATGCAAGCGCAAATGGCCAAGGCTCAAGAGGAGTTGGCTGATAAGGAAGTGGAGGGAACGGCGGGAGGCGGTGTGGTCAAGGTCGTGATGAACGGACACAAACAGGTGCTGTCCGTGGAGATTGACCCGGAAGCGGTGGATCCCGAAGATGTGGAAATGTTGCAAGACATGGTGACTGCCGCATTTAACGAAGCGATGAAAAATGTGGACGACCTGGTTTCAAAAGACCTGGGGAAACTGACCGGAGGTTTGAATATCCCGGGTCTGTTTTAA
- the recR gene encoding recombination mediator RecR — protein sequence MNVPEPISKLIDGFMRLPGIGPKTAQRLAFFVLGMEEEDVMELAKALVHAKRDLKRCQVCSNITDQPVCSVCRDKSRDRSMICVVQDPRDVIAMERTREYAGLYHVLHGAISPMEGIGPDELSIPDLLKRLEDETVQEMILATNPNIEGEATAMYLQRLVKPFGIKVTRIAHGLPVGGDLEYADEVTLTKALEGRREL from the coding sequence ATGAATGTACCCGAGCCCATATCGAAACTGATCGACGGGTTTATGAGGTTGCCGGGTATTGGACCCAAGACGGCCCAACGCCTGGCTTTCTTTGTGCTGGGGATGGAAGAAGAGGATGTGATGGAACTGGCCAAAGCGCTGGTTCATGCCAAGCGGGATTTAAAACGGTGCCAGGTGTGCAGCAATATCACCGATCAACCGGTCTGTTCCGTCTGCAGGGATAAAAGTCGGGATCGTTCCATGATCTGTGTTGTTCAAGATCCGAGAGATGTGATCGCCATGGAGAGAACCCGGGAGTACGCCGGATTGTATCATGTGTTGCACGGAGCGATCTCGCCGATGGAAGGAATCGGACCGGATGAACTGAGCATACCGGACTTGTTGAAACGGCTGGAGGATGAAACCGTTCAGGAAATGATTTTGGCGACTAACCCCAACATTGAAGGTGAAGCCACGGCGATGTACTTGCAACGACTGGTGAAGCCCTTCGGTATCAAAGTGACACGAATAGCCCATGGCCTGCCTGTGGGCGGTGACCTGGAATATGCCGATGAAGTCACACTGACCAAAGCTCTGGAAGGAAGAAGGGAGCTTTGA
- a CDS encoding CPBP family intramembrane glutamic endopeptidase yields MLPNVSVQPAGKGPDPDKNPVSAKLRLAAAWLLCFSYFYMIPMEFSSLEWEKTGEGLWRATEGGTGLLVAVQLLLWLTGTLLVSILFLVTGLVGGFQYERKPGDGPLRGRDLAYYFAWVQVLTFASLFLFSPFVQDGGWISTFLPYFPHLLMVLLALFLFRGRLSSLGFRSFPGRRWLGICAAVGIAYAFIYFLLDPLVTEPVARIFSLDMTSWREDSISRGLAKAAGLGWVFGAGQVLMIGVIGPIAEEVLFRGVLMGVLAKRVGVAAAVFLSSAVFALSHVDVAFLAPLFVMGLILGILYAYFKNLWVPILFHIVNNTVSVVLDLLQMNG; encoded by the coding sequence ATGCTCCCGAATGTTTCCGTTCAGCCTGCCGGGAAGGGCCCGGATCCGGACAAAAACCCTGTCTCCGCCAAACTTCGCTTGGCAGCTGCCTGGCTTCTTTGCTTCAGTTATTTCTATATGATTCCCATGGAGTTTTCCTCACTTGAGTGGGAAAAAACGGGGGAAGGGCTGTGGCGGGCCACTGAAGGGGGCACGGGTCTCCTTGTGGCAGTCCAGCTCCTGTTGTGGCTGACAGGCACGCTGCTGGTCTCCATCCTGTTTCTGGTGACCGGCCTGGTCGGAGGCTTTCAATATGAGAGGAAGCCGGGGGATGGCCCGCTTCGGGGAAGGGATCTGGCCTATTACTTCGCCTGGGTTCAGGTTCTCACTTTCGCCTCTTTATTTCTCTTCTCGCCGTTTGTCCAGGATGGGGGTTGGATCTCCACATTTCTTCCCTATTTTCCCCATCTGCTCATGGTGCTGTTGGCCCTCTTCTTGTTTCGGGGGCGGTTATCCAGCCTGGGGTTCCGTTCCTTCCCGGGAAGGCGCTGGTTGGGGATCTGTGCCGCTGTGGGTATTGCCTATGCCTTCATTTATTTTCTGTTGGATCCTTTGGTGACGGAACCGGTGGCACGGATCTTCTCGCTGGATATGACCTCATGGCGGGAGGACAGCATCAGCCGGGGATTGGCGAAGGCGGCGGGATTGGGCTGGGTGTTTGGGGCGGGCCAAGTGCTCATGATCGGTGTGATCGGGCCCATCGCGGAAGAAGTGCTGTTTCGGGGAGTTTTGATGGGGGTATTGGCGAAACGGGTGGGGGTTGCCGCCGCTGTCTTCCTTTCCTCTGCTGTCTTTGCCCTGTCCCATGTGGATGTGGCATTTTTGGCTCCGCTTTTTGTGATGGGACTGATCCTGGGAATCCTGTACGCGTATTTCAAAAACCTCTGGGTACCCATTCTTTTTCACATAGTGAACAACACCGTTTCCGTGGTGTTGGACTTGCTTCAAATGAATGGATGA
- a CDS encoding pro-sigmaK processing inhibitor BofA family protein: protein MAIEWWMLAAAVSVILFMLISRSVVKPLRWIWYSLLYSAVGALLLFVLNLAAEWVEFRIPINPVTAFITGVLGLPGLVCLVMVKLFLVGG, encoded by the coding sequence ATGGCAATTGAATGGTGGATGCTGGCTGCCGCTGTCAGCGTGATTCTGTTTATGTTGATCAGCAGATCCGTGGTTAAACCCCTCCGTTGGATTTGGTACAGTCTGTTATATTCAGCGGTGGGGGCCTTGCTGTTGTTTGTGCTGAACCTGGCTGCTGAGTGGGTTGAATTCCGGATCCCCATCAATCCGGTAACAGCCTTTATCACCGGGGTGCTTGGATTACCGGGGCTGGTATGTTTGGTGATGGTGAAACTGTTTTTAGTGGGGGGATAA